A window of the Streptomyces sp. Ag109_O5-10 genome harbors these coding sequences:
- a CDS encoding YbjN domain-containing protein has protein sequence MTIDPSSIPNFGGQPEPQPQGPAGPVVPDQDLVKQLLDQMELKYVVDDEGDLAAPWEQFRTYFMFRGEDEQAVFSVRTFYDRPHKIDEKPQLLESIDDWNRRTLWPKVYTHTHDDGTVRLIGEAQMLIGTGVDINHFVSSTVSWVRAAIEFDKWLVEQLGLEEAVNEADEPEDGEE, from the coding sequence GTGACCATCGACCCGTCCTCGATTCCGAACTTCGGGGGCCAGCCCGAGCCGCAGCCCCAAGGACCGGCGGGCCCCGTCGTCCCGGATCAGGATCTTGTGAAGCAGCTCCTCGACCAGATGGAGCTCAAGTACGTCGTCGACGACGAGGGCGACCTCGCGGCGCCGTGGGAGCAGTTCCGCACGTACTTCATGTTCCGCGGCGAGGACGAGCAGGCCGTCTTCTCGGTGCGGACGTTCTACGACCGCCCCCACAAGATCGACGAGAAGCCGCAGCTGCTCGAGTCCATCGACGACTGGAACCGGCGGACCCTGTGGCCCAAGGTCTACACCCACACCCACGACGACGGCACGGTCCGTCTCATCGGTGAGGCCCAGATGCTGATCGGCACGGGCGTCGACATCAACCACTTCGTGTCGTCCACGGTCAGCTGGGTGCGGGCCGCGATCGAGTTCGACAAGTGGCTGGTCGAGCAGCTCGGCCTGGAGGAGGCCGTCAACGAGGCCGACGAGCCG